In Primulina huaijiensis isolate GDHJ02 unplaced genomic scaffold, ASM1229523v2 scaffold40935, whole genome shotgun sequence, the DNA window TATAAACTGAAATTCCAACAGAGATGTGTGCAGATCTTGGGGTTTTaatggttttttaaaaaatttctatgcTTGTTTGATAAAGCTGATACGatggttatttttgtttttgttttttttttaatgtatagaTTTAAACCCAAAAAGAAGAACcaaaaaaggcaaagagaaccgAGATTTGCTTTCATGACAAAAAGTGAGATCGATCACTTAGATGATGGGTATCGATGGAGAAAGTACGGCCAAAAAGCTGTGAAAAACAGCCCATTTCCAAGGTATATTCACACACGAACACCCGCGGGTTCACAAGAAACAATCTTAGCTAGaaaccatctttctttttcgcTCGTTTTGATCATGATATTATTCATTAACATGGGAAAAAACAAAGTGGTCGGTCGATTTAAACTTGATCAGTACGACGTTGTACTTGTACAAAGAAATCGATCTCACCTAGCAAATTAATCTGCTTGTGTTGTAAATGTAGGAGCTACTACCGTTGCACTAGCACATCATGTGGCGTGAAGAAAAGGGTCGAGAGATCGTCCGATGATCCATCCATTGTTGTCACAACTTATGAGGGCGCACACGTACATCCCTGCCCCATAACGCCCCGCGGCTGTACCTTCGGGATCTTGCCGGAAACCGCCACCTTCGCAGACATCGGTGGCAGCAGGAGCGCATCCCATTTCGTCGTGCCACAAATATTCCAGCTatatcagcagcagcagcagcaacaacCCTATTTCAATAACTTGACACCAACGTTAACACCTACGACTAATTTCGATACATCTAGCACAATTTCTTCGTTTCCTCTTCCGAAATTGATTCAAGACATACCCTTTCGCTCCACTCCATCTTCTTTGGCAAGAGACCATGGTCTTCTGCAAGACATGCTGCCATCTCAGATATTGCTGAAGGAACCAAAGGAGGAGTAGAAATTAATAATCAATTAGCCAAGGGTTTAATCTGTATTAACCAGTTTGCAAACTAGCTTTATTAGTTAATATTATTAGTTTTGTATGCTtttatttgttgatttaatgAATTATATGTGAAGTTTGGAGTTTTCTTTATATCTGAACTAACTTCATATACTTACATTAATATaggttttcttgattttatcaCATTTCttgtttcattaaattttagcATATGGAAGAGTGGCtaatgttaaaaat includes these proteins:
- the LOC140969344 gene encoding probable WRKY transcription factor 48, which translates into the protein MFLIKPMEEKKDESGIITQNSLQNSAFLDQMIMFPDTTTLFDISCEETALHHKNSMGFIDMLNSFQDFSNPSSIFDDLLQSITAPPLIPLPPPGNSEVVDAPATPNSSSISSSSTEAAGVNDDSKKAEIVEEEEEEEEDQDKANDEQFKPKKKNQKRQREPRFAFMTKSEIDHLDDGYRWRKYGQKAVKNSPFPRSYYRCTSTSCGVKKRVERSSDDPSIVVTTYEGAHVHPCPITPRGCTFGILPETATFADIGGSRSASHFVVPQIFQLYQQQQQQQPYFNNLTPTLTPTTNFDTSSTISSFPLPKLIQDIPFRSTPSSLARDHGLLQDMLPSQILLKEPKEE